aaggatgcctcctgaagtccacgatcatctctacagtcttgagcgtgttcagctccaggttgtgtcggccgcaccacagctccagccgctccgcttcctgtcgatatgcagactcgtcaccgtccttgatgaggccgatgacagtggtgtcatctgcaaacttcaggagtttgacagtcgggttcgctgaggtgcagtcgttcgtgtagagagagaagagcagcggtgagaggacacaaccttggggcgccccagtgctgatgctgcgtgtggatgagataccaaggaaattaaaataaaagacaaaatatgatttaaaaaagtgaTAATTTCCTACtatttttttggtgtgaaaTATAACCCCTAtaattctgtttaaaaaaaaaaaaaaaaaaaattaatatctgTTTATGGGGAAAATCCCCTAATAGCTACTATAACTCCTGTTAAGGTCCCTCAGGAGAACCTACTTGGAGAAATCGAGGAGGAGTTTGGTACAAGGAGATCATATGCACAGACTGTCAGAGCCAGGTAAGACCCCCACTATACTTCTAGTACTTATATCtaaaacttgtatctcaaaacaaaTTCTTTTGTTGTGTCCTCTTTTAAGAGGCTCCAAAGCGACCGAGGGCAACTTTGTGAAGATCAATCTGAAGAAGAAATCTCACGTCAAAGGATATGCACTGAGAGGGATGGCCCTACGCAAACAAGTACGCACATTATATACAAATAGACACATTTTTTGGACCCAGAAAAAAGGTTTATGAGTTGACATTAGCATCTGCTTAATACTATTAATTTAATTCATACGTATTTCATTGTATTGCTAATACAAATTTCTGTATTCTATGACGCAAAGTAAAATTTTTTGTTCTGTAGTTATActttttttcaggattttaaGGGAGGATGATGTTGTCATATTGCAAAAAAAGTTGCAGTGCTTCAAGAAACAATAAGATAAGgttgtttttaatattacaagaaaaatgtcagattttatttttcagaaaaaagtcTGTAATAGTACAAGAATTAGTGAATGTCACAACCATAAAAGCAACATTCTGAATAAGTACTTACTTTTCCAGTATTTTTAGTGAGAATAAAGTtctaatattgaaaaaaaaatggaactgttACAAGAATGAataatactatacaaaaataatgagAAAAGTGGGTGAGAATGTCAAAATTAACTCCATCACAAACGCAACAGTCTCATTATGTATTGAGCAGCGAGGCCCTCTCTTACTTCACAATATGTTccattagtttttgttttgttttatttttatatttttttgcaagaataaagttgtaatattacaggaaaaatgtcaaaacgttacataaataacaatatTACACCAAAAATATGATGAGAAAAAgggtcttttgtttttttttcccagaaagaAGACTACCCCTTCTGTGCTGCAAATAACCTAGTGTATTTATATTGTGTCAGTTGGGTCATGCGTAATGTGCAACGTGTTTGTTGTTCCAGTTGTACATGCAGAAGTTCCAACTGAAAAGCGAACGTTTCGGTGGCGGTGGCAGCTGTTTTGGCAGAGGCTGGCGCGGCGGCTTCCGCGGCGGCCACAGTCGCCAGGGCGACACCTGCTACAAGTGCGGGGGCACGGGACACTGGGCGGTCCACTGCAAGGGACCAGGTAGTGTGCAATACAAACCTTCTCCTGTTTAGGCAGCAAACTAGTTGGGCCTcaattacagtatttgattCCTGTGCTGCTTGGTgccatgatttatttatttgttttcatttttttacctcTATTGGTTGACGATGTAGGGACGACACACATAACGTGTACTTTTTACATGACTccgtttttttttgacagcccAACTAGTTGGGCCGTCGACTGCAAGAGATCAGGTGATGCAGGTTTTGTCGTTACCAAGCTCCCGCTTTGCCACGCAGCGCCGCCGCCTGCCGCTCCCGAGGAGCAGCCCGTCGAGGAGGAGGAGCCCTTTGAGTTGCCCACCCTGGAGGAAGTCGCCAGGGCGACGGGAACGCTGCAGCCACAGCCACAAGCTCCCGGTTTCAAAGAACAGCAAGAACCAGACGACAACAAAGACGAAGCTCTGCTCAACGTGATCCGTCCCGACTACGAGTGTCCGGCACCTCCGACGCCCGTCGAGCCGCTTTACGGCCTCACCGATGATGGCAAAGTTCAGGGTAAATAAAGTTCATGTTTCTGATTATAGCAAATAAATAACACAGCTCCGTGCGTGTTTAGCGACACCGGATGAGGTCTCGGCTGCTCTGCGAGAACTCGGCTACAGCTCGTTCAGGGCGGGGCAGGAGGAAGCCATCATGAGGATCCTGTCAGGTACTGAAAGCCAGTTTCAACTGCACAACTGATATAGACATTGAAAATGTACTTAATATGAAAATCAACAGTGTCAGTAAATCTCATGAGACTTCTGCTTAGTGAGTATCTGAATCATTaggtttttgctttttcttggactttttctttttaaatgtgggaTGTTACTAGAGAAGGGTAACCAGAGAAAAAGTGAAAAGATAAGCGTAGAACCAAACTTTTACTTATTTTCATACTTAGTTACTTCTGCCTGCAGGTCTGTCCACCTTGGTGGTGTTGTCAACAGGGATGGGGAAGTCGTTGTGCTATCAGCTGCCAGCTTACTTGTATGTCAAGCGGTCCAACTGCATCACCCTGGTCATTTCCCCTCTCGTCTCGCTCATGGATGACCAGGTGCCGCACCCCCAGGAAGAACATTTTAGTGACTACACAACATAGCGTACTTTTTCTGCatgctttgatttgttttggcaGCCTGTTAAAAACTAAAAACCAGTTGTtcacgtgtgtttgtgtagcTCTCTAGCCTGCCAGCCAATCTGAAAGCAGCCTGCATCCACTCCAACATGACAATGAAACAGCGAGAAGCTGCGATACAAAAGGTAACATTTTTGCAACAGTGATGTAGTTGGATTCTTGAGTATTTCCTTGGTGTATTTACTCAGGTAAAAGCAGGTCTGGTGTGTGTGCTGCTGCTCTCCCCCGAAGCGCTGGTTGGCGGCGGCGGCTCCAGTTCTGGGTGCCTGCCCTCGGCGCAGGAGCTCCCCCCCGTGGCCTTTGCTTGCATCGACGAAGCCCACTGCGTGTCAGAGTGGTCGCACAACTTCCGGCCCTGCTACCTCAGGCTTTGTAAGGTGAATGACATTTTCGATGTTATGTGTTCATAGCCGTCAGTTGAGGATTACGTGACAGTTGGTCCCGATCGGTCCCTCTTTGTAGGTGTTGAGGGAGCGCTTGGGCGTGCGCTGCTTGCTCGGGCTCACGGCCACGGCCACGTTGTCTACGGCTCTGGATATCGCCCAGCACCTGGACATCCAAGACCAGGACGGCATTGCGGTCCGATCCACCGCCGTGCCCGCAAACCTGCAACTGTCTGTGTCCATGGATCGGGAGAAGGATCACGTACGACCAATAGTGTTCTACCCCTCAAGAGTGTCCCCCGATTTACAACActttgctttgtctttttttttttttttcttgttctttttcttttaaggcTCTGGTTTCCTTGTTGAAAGGCGATCGTTTCGGCTGCCTGGACTCTGTCATCGTCTACTGCACCAGGAGAGAGGAGACGGCTCGTGTTGCCGCGCTGCTCAGGACCTGCCTGCAGGGGGtgctgctgaaaaaaaataaatacatcagcGACAGCCAAGCACAAGTCAATCCATTCGGACAAAAGAAGAAAGAACTTGGTAAGTAGGTGGCTACTTTTGGCTATGACCGACAGCACACAAGTTGGGCCTGGATAGTTTGCGCATTATGGGGGGTTGGAATCTATCGTCTATTGCATCTCTTGATTCAAGATGTAGTTACTACACGACATAAAATGTACTTGTTATTATTCGTCCCGATTCCTTCTGCCGGCCTGTTAAGGCTGCGAACTATTTGGTCCTGAATGTCTTGCAACCTCTGCCGTTTtctcccatttaaaaataacactGTATTTTTACCTCTATTGCTTTGATTTATTGACgacacaacataacatacttttaGCACCTGTCCAGATTCATTTTGCAGCCTGTTCAGGCAGCAGACTTGCTGGGCCTGAATTAATTTGTGCTTTGTGATGGTTGCCGTCAAGTAataagatttgttttcatttgaattttttcactctcaattgcttcaagattTAGTGACCTCACACTACCTGTCTAGTTAACTTCGGCAACCCATTTAGGGAGCAAGCTGAGTGGGGAACAGTCTGTTTCTATAATATGTAGGGTGTTTTAACATGTTCAAAAAACAAGCAAGCcgtctgtcttttatttttccagCAAGGAAGAAGATTCGTAAACCTCTGAAGTGGCAGGCCGAGTCGTACCACGCCGGCCTCTCTGGGTCGGAACGCCGCCGGGTTCAAAACAACTTCATGTGCGGCGAGCTCCGGATCGTGGTGGCCACCGTGGCGTTTGGCATGGGCCTGGACAAATCGGACGTGCGGGGCATCATTCACTACAACATGCCTAAGGTGCGCATTAGGCTTCACACACAGtagttttacatacagtacttggtttGGAGTGTATAGTGCAAATCATTTCTGTGCCTGAGCGTCACATTATTTCCTCAGAGCTTCGAGAGTTACGTCCAAGAAATCGGGAGAGCGGGGAGAGACGGAGAACCAGCACACTGTCACCTCTTCCTTGATCCCGACGTAAGATTGCAACTGttaatgacacattagattttagtttctttttaaTGATTTACTTATTGTGttataatggatggatggagaataattttgtgtgtgtttcacacATAGGGTATGGACCTCCACGAGCTGCGGCGTCACATCTATTCCGACACGGTGGACTACTACACGGTGAAGAGGCTGGTCCAGAAAGTATTCCCGCcatgcaaatgcaaacaaatccaCCAGAAACAACAAGAACTGATCCAGGTAAACGCCCGCTAAGGGTTTGTAGTCCCATGACGAGATGGACACACACGTCATACCCGAAGCTTCTCGTATCAAGGAGGACGTCTGTGACGCCGAGCTGTTGGCGGTGATGGAGATGTGCGATCAGGAAAGCAGCCGCGACACACCCGCCCGGCAGGAGGTGCTACATTCCACAGAGAGCGAGCAAGAAGAGGTCAATTCAGACACTAAAAATGTCAATGTGGAGTTTGCGGGTGACCAGGAAGTAGAACGCTCCTCTGACTGGCCGTTGGAGCGAGTGTGTCACACTCATGAAAGAGCTGTCCCCATCCAGGAGACTGTGGAGACACTGGACATCACAGAAGAAGGTAACTGCACAGTGATAACCATCCTTAAGGTGCAATCTAAATGGGCTGGAGTTACTTGTATCTTCTGCTGGTTGCTGCCATGTAGAGAGATCCATTTTTGTCTCTATTGCTCCAAAATGTAATGACTACGAAACAGAAATTGATTTGACTTCCCGTCTCTAATCCTTTGGTATCATGTTTAGTCGGCGAACTAATTGCATCTGAATTACTTGTACCTTCTACTGGTTGCTGCCTAGTAGTTAAATTAACGTTTTGCTCTCTCAGCTTCAAGATGTAGTGACTACACGACAGAACATCGGCTTACACTACCCGTCACGATTCCTACGGCAGCCTGTTCAGGCGCGATATGCATACTCTTGATGTGTACATGTCGTTTTTTTCCCAGGTATCGAAACGCTGCTGTGCTATCTGGAGCTCCATCCACAGCGCTTTGTGGAGCTTCTCCACCCCACGTTGTCTGTGTGCAAAGTCAGCTGCTATGAAGGACCCAGACAGCTCCGGAAAATCACTAAAATGTAACACCCTGCTCTCAACTTGATACCCACGTTCATCCCAATTGTTTCAAATACTAAAGAACACACGTGGCTTTGCAGCTGCCCGCCCTGTCGCCGTGGTGCTGGCTCGGAGGCGCATGGGCGGCCAGCGAGTGGAGTCGTGCGACCAGCTGGATTTTGACGTGGTGGAGGTGGCCGACACGATGGGATGGCAGCTCCCCCTGGTCAAGAGGGGACTCAGACAGCTGCAATGGAGCACGGGTAAAGGTGAGCGGACACTGACTTTGTGTTATAATATTACAAGTGTATATGTATGAATATTGCTTCTGTGATAGTAATTTCCCTCACCGGACGAGctaagtatccatccatctgtccatccaccGCGATAACAGAGGGTTCGCTGTACTTGCTCTTTCTGTGTAGCTGGCGGGCGGAGCGGCGTCCACGTGGAGTTCTCTTCCCTGTCCTTCTACTTCCGCTCCTACGGCGACCTGAGCGACGAGGAGCTGGACAGGGTGTGCCGGTTCCTCCACAAGCGAGTGCAGGATCGAGAGAGGTGCAATCTCTACCAGCTGAGCGCCTGTTTTAAGGCTTTCAAAAGGTACATGTCCATGCAAACTAGCTGGGCCTGAATTACTTGAGCCCTCCGTTTAGTCAGCAAACTAGTTGGCACTGAATTACCTGCGGCCTCGCTGTAAAGTAGTAACATTCATCTTTGACCTCGATTGCTTCAGCATCTAGTGATTATGCAGCATACGATCTGTCTCAATTCCATTGGCAACCCGTCCAGGCAGcaaaactgaatctgaatgttttttctttgtcgcCAGTGTGGCCTTTAAAAGCGTATTGTCCTGCGTGGATAACCTGGACGAGAATCGCAGTCTTCAGCTGAAGGACCTCCTGTCCGACTACTTTGACAAGCGACGGGGCAGGGACTTCACCCTGGACCCACTCAACCTTGAGGAGAGTCTGGACCAGTACAAGGTGACAAAAAACCCTATGCTGGTGTTATAAACTACTATGctggattattttttaaaaaataattatttttagctCTTGGACTGGGAAAATCAGATCAGAGGGGACATAAGGAGCTTCCTGTCCAACAGAAGTGACGAGAAGTTCTCGGGAAGAGCCGTTGCCCGAATCTTTCACGGCATCGGTAAGCCGTTAACATATGTATTTTTGCATCTGAATAATGCATTCAAAATTCCATGCGAAATtactcaattttaaaaaatgaaggacATTCATCCATTAACAAGGCTGGAAAAGGCCTGACCAAGTTCTGACCACTAGATGGTATCATACAATAAGTGATGACGGTACCTCAGTGGTGTCTGGGTGGCAGAAAATGAATACTAattatacatttgcatttaatttagTGTTATTGTTGAATGTATGTGGTTTCTCCTATAGGAAGTCCGTGCTATCCCGCCCAAACTTACGGCAGAGACCGACGCTACTGGCGGAAGTACATCCAGTTTGACTTCAACCAGCTCATCAAGCTGGCCACTCAAGAGATCATTCGATTCAAGTAAAACACTCCCTGTTTACTtattgtgtgtgtcaatgtgtttcTTTGTATAGGAATAAAAGATTTATTTTCCTTGGGTTGCTGACTAACACCGTTGACTGTCATTTACAAAATATCCAAATCAAAGGACTATTGAGGGGGTTGGTTGAAACATTTTCCCTTTGTACATGTTTCTAGACTGTATTTTGACAAATGCTGCTACCTAATGCTGCCAACTCATGCCAGTGAATAATGCTGCTGACTTTGATCTACACAATATTTGAATCGAGGACCTCCTGACCGGGTCCAGTTGCAGCATTTTCCTTTTATAAAGGTGTCAGTATGTTACTTTTATCTGAGTAAAAGGTGTATTTTTACTAAAGTCGCTTAGTAGTGCTGCTGACTATTATTCACAAAAATATGTAGTGCAAATCAAAAGGCTCCTTAGGGGGTTTGGTTACAAAATGTGTGCGCATCATAATGCGTGTGTCAAACTGTAAAAAGCTGTATTTTTACTAATGTGGCTGAATAATGCTGCCGACTCATGCCACTGACTTTTATCTACAAAGATCCAAATCGAAGAACTCCCGAGGGGCTTCAGTTGTAACACTCGCCTCTTATACACGTGTCAGTGcgtttctttttaggaaaataaaAGCTGTACTTTTACTAACATCATTTAATAGTGCCGCTGACTAACTTTTATTCACAAAATATCCAAATAGGAGGACTCCTCTGGTGGTTTTGCtgcaacattttccattttactgtatatgcatctCAATGCGTTTCTTTTCATCTGAataaaagctgtattttttGCTGACGAATTAAGTTGACTTTTACTTAGCCAAATATCCCAATCATCGGACTCCTGAGGAGGTTTGGTTgccacattttccattttttacacGTGTCAATCCATTTCTTTTCATCGAAATAAAAGATTATTTTCCTGATGCCACTGACTATTTACAAAAGATCCTGTTTGAAGGAATACTGAGGGGGGTTCATTTGTAACATGTTCCCTTTTTACACACATCAATGCATTTCCATCTGGATAAGAGATGTATTTTTCCTGATGTGATTGACTAACGTCACTGACAAATttacaaaatgtcaaatttgaaaGACTCGAGAGCGTTTTGTTGCAAACATTTGACCTTTTTACACGCGACAATGTATTTCTTTCACTGCATACAAGTTGTTTTATCATAACGTGGCTGGCTTTTGTTGACAAAATCCAAATTAAAGGAGTCCTGAGAGGCTTTGGTCGCGACACTGACTCAAACACTCGTAATGAGGAAGAACAATGTGCTGTCTTTCCCCAGGCACGCAGCAATAGGAGGGATATTTTTCCCATTATTGACTCAGAAGGCAAATATTGACCTGCGTCATAAATTCAAGCTGGGGAATGTGTTCCATTTCCTTGTAGTTAACATGTATTCAATCTACCGTCTTCCACAGTAAAGTCAGGGTGACCTTTTTACATGCCTGAACACACCCCGGTAGTATTCCACTTTGGGTTCTAATCATATAAAAAGGGTCAAGCAAACAATAATCTGCACAGGACACCAATTTGACTTGCaggtgctttaaaaaaaaaaaaaaaaacgctgacaGCAGTGAAAGTTATTCCTCAGTCAACAGGCCTTGGTGCAATATTTGGCTTTATAGGCTCAGTGTGCTAACGTGTGGGCTGTCATTAAAGTGAGTGCAACGGGGACACTGTTGCCACCTGCGTACAGAGTATACGTtaatactgtttgtgtgtgatgaGCTGTCACTGGACTCTGGCCCTAATGAAGATGTTAACATAACCTCAAAGTGCAGATTAGATGAagtttatgattaaaaaaaaagaaagagaaaaaggcTGCCATCAGCCAGTTTGAAGGCGCAATCTGACACGATAtgcaaaaattttaaaatacatctcaaatgaatacaaatgataaacaatacagtacaatgagATTTTAGAATGAGATTTTCCGGTGGGTAAAGAAAGCTacacagccctgttcaaatatatatatttttgtgatatatatttaaaaaaaaataaataaaagataaatcatttctaaaCTTTGTCcatccaccattaatgtgacctcggttgaaagaagaagaagaagaaatctaATGGGATGTCAAGTGTGCTCAGTGTTAAACAGTCATTGGATCTCCTggtaaatgggagtcagcacacgcTTGCCACCGTTTAACGTGTCTCTGATGTTATGTCAAAATATAGTCTATactcttttattatattatcccaTAGCTTTGTGTGattttgttcttgtgtgactttttcaaatgtacctaGTAGCTTCATTGTTTCTTGTCACCTTCTGTCATCATGCCTCGGTGGTTGTGCcaacctcccttttctctcaagaACAATGCTGCAGTCGGCCTCGCTGACAAGTTTTCGTCTTGTCTTTGCATCAATTCTGCAGGGACATTCAGTTCTTTGTAATGTCacttttgtgccatattttctccacttgattcTGACTGCCTTCGTGGTGTTCTGTGGCATAGTTATTCATTATAATCTGATATTTAGGTTAATTGTTGACATGGACGAGGCACACTAAATTTAACCCCTTGTCAGATTTCaaagtaaatgaaaataatCCGTGTTTTGTaagcatatttatttttcaaactgttcaaatatacaaaatatatatcacaCTGTAGACTCAaatattcacacttttttttcctctttatatTTACCATCAGGGAAATTAAGAGCTGagtcaaaatgaaatcaaacttttttttttaaaacaatatttaccaCTCTTGTGAAGCATTAATAAAcctaaatacacacacaaaaaaacaactgtgcaAAGTTACATAATGGTTATACATCAAGAAGAACCACTCTGTGcgttttacaattaaaaactgAAGATGACTTTGGCATGCTGTCATGTGGCTATGAAGTAACTTTAATGGTAAAAGgtcatagtgtgtgtgtgtgtgtcttcagtCAAAGTCCCTTTTAATTAGCGCTTGGATTCCTCTTGTGAGATTGAATGTAGCTCGCCActgatataaaaacatttttgctgtgCAAACGTCTATGGTCGCATCAATCGCTTTTTGTATTCTAAGAGATTCTctcaaatagatgcctccctttttGCCATAAGGAAAGACGCGTAGTAGGTGTAATTATATCAATCACATTTTTCACACGTGAACAAGTTTGAGGCCGAGCCCTTTTGAACTCAgtcgctaaccaaaacagcagcacacacTAAGCATGTAAACAGCCCTCATATAAATTCAAGTGTGGAGATTTAACGAGTTCTCTGCGCAGTTTTAACGGCAAGCGGCGTCTTTAAAGACGATTAGTATTACAGTAGACTGACTGTGTTGCAAACCAAAAACAGTAGCATCTAGCGAGgcatgcaattttatttttttgtatttaatgtaaaattattttaatgataaaataatgattcaagctcatctttaaaaaaaattcataatatataattaaccaattattcactacaataaaaaatgttaaatggtttattgaaaacacattttcatttttaaggtGTATTGTTGATCATTTGTAATTAACTAAACAATTATTTGCTTTTCAAATCattactttacttatttttgcagatgatgtaatttggtattttaataatgcaataattcatgctcattttactaatacatgaatgaacaaattattgaatgagctacatgcaaaaaaataaaacattctatttttattaaattaa
This window of the Phyllopteryx taeniolatus isolate TA_2022b chromosome 21, UOR_Ptae_1.2, whole genome shotgun sequence genome carries:
- the recql4 gene encoding LOW QUALITY PROTEIN: ATP-dependent DNA helicase Q4 (The sequence of the model RefSeq protein was modified relative to this genomic sequence to represent the inferred CDS: deleted 1 base in 1 codon) — its product is MDRYNEVKLLLKSWEQGFFKEQQRKPAKEDIDEASEDTKNLYREYRSLKQAKENSSSSSTCSTRNNTEQSGSAPQKDCWGSHLNRSALPASSPQPLTALDRDALKASAQYYGLKLKNNLATLTYKNTNAVATSPVAESSPFSPRRVKPTSGALVSNKPDLADPEEPLEQFPPILEPSKSSTSFGRTQVCTISSGDGEKDSGTSDGGLGPLSLGRLGGAATAARPSPANRLISVDRKWLERCQVFGELGAEEKPRAGNQEDRQPGGKDEEKRVKEKDATTNTPVNLDPRPVKMKENTEDPVPPENVSGSPPKKSVKKRQREGEAIEEGGARKRRRKKNEDGGEKKNEENAEEGNGKKRRRKKGKEDAEAEKDKETKASKKVPQENLLGEIEEEFGTRRSYAQTVRARGSKATEGNFVKINLKKKSHVKGYALRGMALRKQLYMQKFQLKSERFGGGGSCFGRGWRGGFRGGHSRQGDTCYKCGGTGHWAVHCKGPAPPPAAPEEQPVEEEEPFELPTLEEVARATGTLQPQPQAPGFKEQQEPDDNKDEALLNVIRPDYECPAPPTPVEPLYGLTDDGKVQATPDEVSAALRELGYSSFRAGQEEAIMRILSGLSTLVVLSTGMGKSLCYQLPAYLYVKRSNCITLVISPLVSLMDDQLSSLPANLKAACIHSNMTMKQREAAIQKVKAGLVCVLLLSPEALVGGGGSSSGCLPSAQELPPVAFACIDEAHCVSEWSHNFRPCYLRLCKVLRERLGVRCLLGLTATATLSTALDIAQHLDIQDQDGIAVRSTAVPANLQLSVSMDREKDHALVSLLKGDRFGCLDSVIVYCTRREETARVAALLRTCLQGVLLKKNKYISDSQAQVNPFGQKKKELARKKIRKPLKWQAESYHAGLSGSERRRVQNNFMCGELRIVVATVAFGMGLDKSDVRGIIHYNMPKSFESYVQEIGRAGRDGEPAHCHLFLDPDGMDLHELRRHIYSDTVDYYTVKRLVQKVFPPCKCKQIHQKQQELIQEDVCDAELLAVMEMCDQESSRDTPARQEVLHSTESEQEEVNSDTKNVNVEFAGDQEVERSSDWPLERVCHTHERAVPIQETVETLDITEEGIETLLCYLELHPQRFVELLHPTLSVCKVSCYEGPRQLRKITKICPPVAVVLARRRMGGQRVESCDQLDFDVVEVADTMGWQLPLVKRGLRQLQWSTGKAGGRSGVHVEFSSLSFYFRSYGDLSDEELDRVCRFLHKRVQDRERCNLYQLSACFKAFKSVAFKSVLSCVDNLDENRSLQLKDLLSDYFDKRRGRDFTLDPLNLEESLDQYKLLDWENQIRGDIRSFLSNRSDEKFSGRAVARIFHGIGSPCYPAQTYGRDRRYWRKYIQFDFNQLIKLATQEIIRFK